A genomic region of Parus major isolate Abel chromosome 14, Parus_major1.1, whole genome shotgun sequence contains the following coding sequences:
- the ZDHHC4 gene encoding probable palmitoyltransferase ZDHHC4 has product MDFLTLFLIYLCFVLATTALLCLCSGRKESFLTRSVSRASQVLSLVIPSQLQRVTHRALHRLFHTRSCLFVVLHVALQAAVFGEYTWEVFVYCRELQFHLLPLLLPYLLLAGNLGCFMLCSRANPGAVTKSNAASLVEVYAYDGVLFQRGLVCPTCSVEKPARSKHCSVCRTCVHRFDHHCVWVNNCIGASNAGVFLLYLLSLTGIAAALAAVTAALLTQVLLLSNIMHGSYLDAQGQEHPVEIAFLVQHLFLTFPRIVFMLGFVILLTLVLGGYCSFSLYLALTNQTTNEWCKSRKSGGSPHLPSQPHGRPLVYKNIYSKGIWRNLKEIFNPPTVLERKKKT; this is encoded by the exons ATGGATTTCCTGACGCTCTTCCTGATTTACCTGTGCTTTGTGCTGGccaccactgccctgctctgcctctgctcgGGAAGGAAGGAGAGTTTCCTCACAAGGAGTGTCAGCAGGGCAAGCCAG GTGCTGTCACTGGTGatccccagccagctccagagggTGACACACCGGGCACTGCACAGGCTCTTCCACACAAG gAGCTGTTTGTTTGTGGTCCTGCACGTagccctgcaggctgcagtgTTTGGGGAATACACCTGGGAGGTGTTTGTGtactgcagggagctgcagttccacctcctgcccctgctcctgccctacctgctgctggctgggaacCTGGGCTGCTTCATGCTCTGCTCCCGGGCCAATCCTG GTGCAGTGACAAAATCCAATGCTGCATCCCTGGTGGAGGTTTATGCCTATGATGGGGTGTTGTTTCAGAGAGGCCTCGTGTGTCCCACGTGCTCTGTGGAGAAGCCAGCCAGGTCCAAGCACTGCA GTGTCTGCAGGACGTGTGTGCATCGCTTTGACCACCACTGTGTGTGGGTCAACAACTGCATTGGAGCCTCCAACGCCGGCGTGTTCCTGCTGTACCTGCTGTCCCTGACAGGCATcgctgcagccctggctgctgtcacagctgcaCTCCTcacccaggtgctgctgctctccaacATCATGCACGGCTCCTACCTGGATGCCCAGGGGCAGGAGCACCCTGTGGAGATCGCCTTCCTCGTTCAG caccTTTTCTTGACTTTCCCTAGGATTGTCTTCATGCTGGGCTTCGTCATCCTGCTCACACTCGTCCTGGGGGGATATTGCTCCTTCAGTCTGTATTTGGCCCTCACCAACCAAACCACCAATGAATGGTGCAAATCCCGAAAATCTGGGGGCTCCCCCCATCTCCCCTCGCAGCCTCATGGCAGACCCCTCGtctacaaaaacatttattctaaAGGGATCTGGAggaatttaaaggaaatcttTAACCCTCCTACAGTattggaaaggaagaagaaaacatga